In the Methylophilus sp. 5 genome, one interval contains:
- a CDS encoding NADH-quinone oxidoreductase subunit M, with product MMQADLSSISWLSLAVWLPMLSGVLVLLLGGDHKATLTRWLALAGSLLSFVVTLPLYTLFDVQDGFFQFEELLPWVPAFNMHYHLGVDGFSMPLVLLTSFTTVIVVLAAWEVITKHIAQYMAAFLIMSGIMIGVFSSLDAILYYVFWEAMLIPMFLVIGIWGGPNRVYATIKFFLYTLLGSLLMLVAFIYLYHQTGSFELADYYLLPLSMQAQIYIFIAFFMAFAVKIPMWPVHTWLPDAHVEAPTGGSVVLAAIALKLGGYSFLRFAMPIAPDAAHYFSTAMVVLSLIAVVYIALVALVQKDMKKLIAYSSISHMGFVTLGFFMFSQLALEGAVVQMISHGFISSAMFLSVGVLYDRVHSREISAYGGVVNKMPVFSAFAVLFAMANSGLPGTSGFVGEFMVILAAVKFNFWVGFLAATTLIFGAAYTLWMTKRVFFGNVTNHHVAELSDLNKREFLILGILALLVIGFGVYPQPLTEVMQATSTEFLKHMAISKLPVTGY from the coding sequence TGGTATTACTGCTCGGCGGTGACCACAAGGCCACATTAACGCGCTGGCTGGCATTGGCTGGTAGCCTGCTCAGTTTTGTGGTGACGCTGCCGCTCTATACCTTGTTTGATGTACAAGATGGCTTTTTCCAGTTTGAAGAGTTGCTGCCCTGGGTGCCTGCTTTTAACATGCATTACCACCTTGGAGTGGATGGCTTCTCAATGCCACTGGTGTTGCTGACCAGCTTTACCACGGTGATTGTGGTGCTGGCGGCCTGGGAGGTGATTACCAAGCATATTGCCCAGTATATGGCTGCTTTCCTCATTATGAGTGGCATCATGATTGGCGTGTTTTCGTCATTAGACGCCATTCTCTATTACGTGTTTTGGGAGGCGATGCTGATCCCGATGTTCCTGGTGATTGGTATCTGGGGCGGGCCGAATCGTGTTTATGCAACGATTAAGTTTTTTCTGTATACCCTGCTTGGCTCATTGTTAATGCTAGTGGCCTTTATTTATCTTTATCACCAAACGGGTAGCTTTGAGTTGGCTGACTACTACTTGTTGCCGCTCAGCATGCAGGCACAAATTTATATCTTTATTGCTTTTTTCATGGCGTTTGCGGTAAAAATCCCCATGTGGCCAGTGCATACCTGGTTGCCAGATGCGCACGTTGAAGCGCCAACCGGTGGTTCTGTGGTGCTGGCGGCAATTGCGCTGAAGCTGGGTGGGTATAGTTTTCTGCGCTTTGCCATGCCAATCGCGCCGGATGCTGCCCATTATTTTAGTACCGCCATGGTTGTATTGTCATTGATCGCGGTGGTGTACATTGCGCTGGTTGCCCTGGTGCAAAAAGACATGAAAAAACTGATTGCTTATTCGTCTATTTCGCACATGGGTTTTGTCACGCTGGGCTTTTTTATGTTTAGCCAGTTGGCACTCGAAGGCGCCGTGGTACAGATGATTTCGCACGGATTTATTTCCTCCGCGATGTTCCTTAGTGTAGGGGTGTTGTATGACCGCGTACACAGCCGTGAAATTTCCGCCTATGGTGGTGTAGTCAACAAAATGCCGGTATTTTCTGCGTTTGCTGTGTTGTTTGCCATGGCCAATAGTGGCTTGCCGGGCACTTCTGGCTTCGTCGGTGAGTTTATGGTGATTCTGGCGGCGGTAAAATTTAATTTCTGGGTCGGTTTTCTTGCGGCAACCACCTTGATCTTTGGCGCGGCTTATACCTTGTGGATGACCAAACGCGTGTTTTTTGGCAATGTGACTAATCATCATGTCGCCGAGCTCAGTGATCTAAACAAGCGTGAATTCCTGATTCTAGGCATATTGGCATTGTTGGTGATTGGGTTTGGTGTGTATCCGCAACCGCTGACTGAAGTGATGCAGGCCACCAGTACTGAGTTCTTGAAACATATGGCAATTTCCAAATTGCCGGTCACCGGCTATTAA